One Cohnella candidum genomic region harbors:
- the ilvD gene encoding dihydroxy-acid dehydratase: MAAPKKMRSDMIKKGFDRAPHRSLLRAAGVKEEDFGKPFIAVCNSYIDIVPGHVHLQEFGKIVKEAIREAGGVPFEFNTIGVDDGIAMGHIGMRYSLASREIIADSVETVVNAHWFDGMICIPNCDKITPGMLMAALRINIPTIVVSGGPMKAGRTSDGRAISLTSVFEGVGAYMSGKIDEKSLTELEQYGCPTCGSCSGMFTANSMNCLSEGLGLALPGNGTILAVDPERREFVKRSARQLMELIKLDLKPRDIVTKDSIDNAFALDMAMGGSTNTVLHTLALAHEADIEYPIERINEVAKRVPYLSKLAPASDHHIEDLHNAGGVSAIIHELLKKEDALNGDVMTVSGKTLRENVEGCEILDTNVIRPLDNPHSKEGGLSVLFGNLAPGGSIIKVGAVDKSVGGYHRGPAICFDSQDEALAGIANGKVKEGHVVIIRYEGPKGGPGMPEMLAPTSQIVGMGLGTKVGLVTDGRFSGASRGISIGHVSPEAAEGGPIAFIHDGDMIELDMNNRTITLEVSDEELAKRRAEWKGFEPKIKRGYLARYSAMVTNASSGGVMKI, translated from the coding sequence ATGGCCGCACCGAAGAAAATGAGATCGGACATGATCAAAAAAGGTTTCGACCGTGCCCCCCACCGCAGCCTGCTCCGCGCAGCCGGCGTCAAGGAAGAGGATTTCGGTAAACCGTTCATCGCCGTATGCAACTCCTACATCGACATCGTTCCCGGACATGTCCATTTGCAGGAATTCGGCAAAATCGTCAAGGAAGCGATCCGCGAAGCGGGCGGCGTACCGTTCGAATTCAACACGATCGGCGTAGACGACGGCATCGCCATGGGCCATATCGGCATGCGTTACTCGCTGGCGAGCCGCGAAATCATCGCCGACTCCGTGGAAACCGTCGTGAACGCGCATTGGTTCGACGGCATGATTTGCATCCCGAACTGCGATAAAATCACGCCCGGCATGCTGATGGCGGCCCTCCGCATCAACATCCCGACGATCGTCGTCAGCGGCGGCCCGATGAAAGCCGGCCGGACAAGCGACGGCCGCGCGATCTCGCTGACCTCGGTTTTCGAAGGCGTCGGCGCCTATATGTCCGGCAAAATCGACGAGAAAAGCCTGACCGAGCTCGAGCAGTACGGCTGCCCGACCTGCGGATCCTGCTCCGGCATGTTCACGGCCAACTCCATGAACTGCTTGTCCGAAGGACTCGGACTGGCCCTGCCCGGCAACGGAACGATCCTCGCGGTCGATCCGGAGCGCCGCGAATTCGTCAAGCGCTCCGCGCGCCAGCTGATGGAGCTCATCAAGCTGGACCTAAAACCGCGCGACATCGTGACCAAGGATTCGATCGACAACGCCTTCGCGCTCGACATGGCAATGGGCGGTTCGACGAATACCGTGCTGCATACGCTGGCCCTCGCGCACGAAGCGGACATCGAATATCCGATCGAGCGCATCAACGAAGTGGCCAAACGCGTTCCCTATCTTTCCAAACTCGCGCCGGCTTCCGACCACCACATCGAAGACCTGCATAACGCAGGCGGCGTAAGCGCCATTATCCATGAGCTGCTTAAAAAAGAAGACGCCCTGAACGGCGATGTCATGACCGTCTCCGGCAAAACGCTGCGCGAGAACGTGGAAGGCTGCGAGATCCTGGACACGAACGTCATCCGTCCGCTGGACAATCCGCACAGCAAAGAAGGCGGCCTGTCCGTCCTGTTCGGCAACCTGGCGCCGGGCGGCTCCATCATCAAGGTCGGCGCCGTGGACAAGTCCGTCGGCGGCTACCACCGCGGACCGGCAATCTGCTTCGACTCTCAGGATGAGGCGCTGGCCGGCATCGCGAACGGCAAAGTCAAGGAAGGCCATGTCGTCATCATTCGCTACGAAGGCCCCAAAGGCGGCCCCGGCATGCCGGAGATGCTCGCCCCGACCTCGCAGATCGTCGGCATGGGACTCGGCACCAAAGTCGGCCTCGTGACCGACGGCCGGTTTTCCGGCGCGTCCCGCGGCATCTCGATCGGACACGTCTCTCCGGAAGCGGCCGAAGGCGGCCCGATCGCGTTCATCCACGACGGCGACATGATCGAGCTGGACATGAACAACCGCACGATCACGCTCGAAGTGAGCGACGAAGAGCTGGCGAAACGCCGCGCGGAATGGAAAGGCTTCGAGCCGAAAATCAAACGCGGCTATCTGGCCCGTTACTCCGCGATGGTCACTAACGCAAGCAGCGGCGGTGTCATGAAAATCTAA
- a CDS encoding AAA family ATPase translates to MKPIKLTMTAFGPYKDIEVIDFTELKEHRLFLVSGNTGAGKTSIFDAICFSLYGEASGEDRNDVRMLRSQFASDDVYTAVEFEFEIKRRTYRILRQLSHVKQGNKSATGEKYEFVETTGGRETMMVDRYMVRQINERVQSLVGLTKDQFGQIVMLPQGEFRKLLTSDTENKEEILRRIFRTHLYKYVTEYLNEKRKTAQNDCDLAKRDLDAQTMNLKLAISQREDSELHRVLGGELYNTHQVLEALEAEIGFYAAAKESRRTKLEAEIKLQRELTEKYHQAAGLNEQFDILSRKTTEKINLESRIPEFEQKRQRLAWAEKTLPLQVQERHVVGAREDVVAKERSMASSREELRLAEEGFRLTEEAYRLEEKQEGRREQLVRELERLGRDLPTVQALESHKTRVCRLEKEAAQAEEDLRAADVRASSRMEEKKALTERIRKLEESVRPLPEMNQRLERMRSEATLLRDCVQWAKELDNLRSEERKQKELHDRSAREYAQLEGRWLEGQAGLLAGHLHDGAPCPVCGSAEHPRKAAVSADMPSREELEQQRNRKAELESVYLAGKTKREHLEAQLQAKTAEAAALGYAADDLESSYLTLVETGKSISAGVKQMQADQAVLDECKQTLDQTEKQLETESADKERRAAFHQERRTAYLTDKALYEQALNSVPEELRSLETLQRRLKETEAEKQRAETAWRLAQERFQQAGAKLAATQAGRAAAEKQLEEARARLAQAEDEFRGEIARAGFETAEAYQQAKMPDDARAEMKRDIDRFHAELATVRKQVEELEAMLQGKERADLAALAAEMERLDRQVELTRHSLAQAQDHYDKATEGKEKILSAEQRWKEAEKDFQLVKDLYDVVRGENRFKISFERFLLVEFLDRILQAANLRLQTISGGQFYLARSRRQEKHGRQSGLGLDVYDTYTEQFRDVKTLSGGEKFNASLCLALGMADVIQAYEGGISLETMFIDEGFGSLDEESLNKAIDTLIQLQQTGRMIGIISHVQELKQAIPAILEVKKASEGHSYTRFRVS, encoded by the coding sequence ATGAAACCGATCAAACTCACCATGACGGCGTTCGGTCCGTATAAGGACATAGAAGTCATCGACTTCACGGAACTCAAGGAACACCGCTTGTTTCTCGTTTCGGGCAATACGGGAGCCGGCAAAACGTCCATTTTCGATGCCATCTGCTTCTCGCTGTACGGGGAAGCGAGCGGAGAAGACCGGAACGACGTCCGCATGCTGCGCAGCCAATTCGCTTCCGACGACGTCTATACGGCCGTTGAATTCGAGTTCGAGATCAAAAGGCGCACGTACCGCATATTGAGGCAGCTGTCTCACGTGAAGCAGGGCAACAAAAGCGCGACGGGCGAGAAATACGAGTTCGTGGAAACGACCGGCGGCCGGGAAACGATGATGGTCGACCGCTATATGGTCCGCCAGATCAACGAGAGGGTGCAAAGCCTGGTCGGTCTCACCAAAGACCAGTTCGGCCAGATCGTGATGCTTCCCCAAGGGGAGTTTCGCAAGCTGCTGACGTCGGATACGGAAAATAAAGAGGAAATTTTGCGGCGGATTTTCCGCACGCATCTGTATAAATACGTCACCGAGTATCTCAATGAGAAACGGAAAACCGCGCAAAACGATTGCGACCTGGCGAAGCGCGACCTCGACGCGCAAACGATGAACCTGAAGCTGGCGATATCCCAGCGGGAGGATTCCGAGCTTCACCGGGTGCTGGGCGGGGAACTTTACAACACCCATCAGGTTCTCGAGGCGCTGGAGGCGGAAATCGGTTTTTACGCCGCGGCGAAAGAAAGCCGCCGGACGAAGCTGGAGGCCGAAATCAAGCTGCAGCGAGAGCTCACGGAAAAGTACCATCAAGCGGCGGGCTTAAATGAACAATTCGATATCCTGAGCCGGAAGACGACGGAAAAGATCAACCTGGAGAGCCGAATTCCCGAGTTCGAACAGAAGCGGCAGCGTTTGGCGTGGGCCGAAAAGACGCTTCCGCTGCAAGTGCAGGAGAGACACGTCGTCGGCGCCCGGGAGGATGTCGTCGCGAAAGAACGGTCGATGGCGTCTTCTCGGGAAGAGCTCCGTTTGGCGGAGGAGGGGTTCCGTCTTACGGAAGAAGCTTACCGGCTGGAGGAGAAGCAAGAAGGACGGCGGGAGCAGCTCGTCCGGGAGTTGGAACGGCTGGGACGGGATTTGCCGACGGTCCAAGCCCTCGAATCCCACAAAACGCGCGTCTGCCGGCTGGAGAAAGAGGCGGCTCAAGCCGAAGAGGACCTGAGGGCTGCGGATGTCCGGGCGTCCTCCCGGATGGAGGAAAAGAAGGCGCTGACGGAGCGCATCCGAAAGCTGGAAGAAAGCGTGCGGCCGCTGCCGGAAATGAATCAGAGGCTGGAGCGCATGCGTTCGGAAGCGACCCTGCTGCGCGATTGCGTCCAATGGGCCAAGGAGCTGGACAACCTGCGTTCGGAAGAGCGCAAGCAGAAGGAGCTTCACGACCGGAGCGCAAGGGAGTATGCGCAGCTGGAAGGCCGCTGGCTGGAAGGGCAGGCCGGCTTGCTGGCCGGCCATCTGCACGACGGGGCGCCTTGCCCCGTGTGCGGCAGCGCCGAGCACCCGCGGAAAGCGGCCGTGTCCGCGGATATGCCTTCGCGGGAGGAGCTGGAACAGCAGCGGAACCGCAAAGCCGAGCTTGAGTCCGTCTATTTGGCCGGAAAGACAAAACGCGAGCATCTGGAGGCGCAACTGCAAGCCAAAACAGCCGAAGCCGCCGCGCTGGGCTACGCCGCCGACGATCTCGAGAGCTCGTACCTCACCCTGGTGGAAACAGGCAAAAGCATCAGCGCCGGAGTCAAACAGATGCAAGCGGATCAGGCGGTTTTGGATGAATGCAAACAGACGCTGGATCAAACGGAAAAGCAGCTGGAAACCGAGTCGGCCGATAAGGAACGGAGAGCGGCCTTTCATCAAGAACGCCGCACGGCATACTTAACGGATAAGGCACTTTACGAGCAGGCGCTGAACAGCGTGCCGGAGGAGCTTCGTTCCTTGGAGACGCTGCAACGGCGGTTGAAAGAGACCGAGGCGGAGAAGCAAAGAGCGGAAACGGCTTGGCGGCTGGCCCAGGAACGGTTCCAGCAAGCGGGAGCCAAGCTGGCCGCAACCCAAGCGGGCCGGGCCGCCGCCGAGAAGCAGCTGGAAGAAGCGCGCGCCCGGTTGGCTCAAGCCGAGGATGAGTTCCGCGGCGAGATCGCGCGCGCGGGTTTCGAGACGGCGGAAGCGTACCAGCAAGCGAAAATGCCGGATGACGCACGGGCGGAAATGAAGCGGGACATCGACCGCTTCCATGCCGAGCTGGCGACCGTGCGGAAGCAGGTCGAGGAACTGGAAGCGATGCTCCAAGGCAAAGAGCGGGCGGATCTCGCCGCTTTGGCGGCCGAAATGGAGCGGCTCGACCGGCAGGTGGAGCTGACGCGCCACTCGCTCGCGCAAGCGCAGGACCATTACGACAAAGCGACGGAAGGCAAGGAGAAGATCCTGTCCGCCGAGCAACGGTGGAAAGAGGCCGAAAAAGACTTCCAACTCGTGAAGGATCTGTACGACGTCGTCCGCGGGGAAAATCGGTTTAAGATATCGTTCGAACGGTTCCTGCTGGTCGAGTTTCTGGACCGCATCCTCCAGGCGGCGAATCTTCGGCTGCAGACGATTTCCGGCGGGCAATTTTACCTGGCGAGAAGCCGAAGGCAGGAGAAACACGGCAGGCAAAGCGGCCTCGGCCTCGATGTATACGACACGTACACGGAGCAGTTCCGGGACGTGAAGACGCTGTCCGGCGGCGAGAAATTCAACGCTTCGCTGTGCCTTGCTCTAGGCATGGCCGACGTGATCCAGGCATACGAAGGCGGGATTTCGCTGGAGACGATGTTTATCGACGAAGGCTTCGGATCGCTGGACGAGGAGTCGCTGAACAAGGCGATCGACACTTTGATCCAATTGCAGCAGACGGGACGCATGATCGGCATCATCTCGCACGTGCAGGAGCTCAAGCAGGCGATCCCCGCCATTTTGGAGGTCAAGAAAGCCTCCGAAGGACACAGCTATACCCGGTTTCGGGTGAGCTGA
- a CDS encoding DUF2269 family protein, with the protein MSINGYGVPEEWLNILVFIHVVAAIVGIGPTYFGHVLLRQGQTWGQLKSSLVYTKTLEKFPKILGSLAVLSGLLLAWLGDYGFDQLWIYGAIAIYVIIQIVVIGFMAPAGQKLADTVFASAEPADRPVPHDIAARLSKVNKINWIATTLGIVLFLLMFFKPTL; encoded by the coding sequence ATGTCTATCAATGGTTACGGGGTACCGGAAGAGTGGCTGAACATCCTGGTCTTCATCCACGTCGTCGCGGCGATCGTTGGGATCGGCCCTACTTATTTCGGCCACGTCCTGCTCAGACAGGGACAAACTTGGGGACAGCTCAAAAGCTCGCTCGTTTATACGAAAACGCTGGAGAAATTCCCGAAAATCCTCGGCTCGCTCGCGGTGTTAAGCGGTTTGCTGCTCGCTTGGCTGGGCGATTACGGTTTCGACCAACTCTGGATTTACGGCGCGATCGCCATCTATGTCATCATCCAAATCGTCGTCATCGGCTTCATGGCGCCTGCCGGCCAGAAACTCGCCGACACGGTATTCGCTTCGGCCGAACCGGCCGACCGTCCGGTACCGCACGACATCGCCGCGAGACTCTCCAAAGTCAACAAAATCAACTGGATCGCCACCACGCTGGGCATCGTCCTGTTTTTGCTCATGTTTTTCAAGCCAACGCTGTGA
- a CDS encoding exonuclease SbcCD subunit D codes for MKFFHTADWHLGKLVQNVYMTEDQQYILDQFLLDIESEKPDAVIIAGDLYDRAVPPTDAVQLLDKVLKTIVLDLKTPVLAVSGNHDSPSRLNFGSSIMKASGFHIVGEFSSPMMPVVLRDEHGPVCFHLVPFADPATVRQVLQDDGIGSYDDAMRAVVGKIRESLVPEARHVFVGHAFVTPHGEAEPNTSDSERPLSIGGAEHVSASHFDAFHYTALGHLHQAHSVRSDKIQYAGSPLKYSISEERHKKGYLAVKMDEHGCVTVEKRFLLPRRDMRTVEGFMEQIERHDRSEDYIFVRLLDEHPVLSPMERVRAVYPNAMHVERKAALLELNGQAETAAAGDKSGMDMMTLFRSFYHEAKGTEASPETEELFRQVLREIDREEGERHETDQTHHDGVRSV; via the coding sequence ATGAAGTTTTTTCATACCGCCGACTGGCATTTGGGGAAGCTGGTACAGAACGTTTATATGACGGAAGACCAGCAATACATATTGGATCAATTTCTTCTCGACATAGAATCGGAGAAGCCGGACGCCGTCATTATCGCAGGAGATTTGTACGATCGCGCCGTGCCGCCGACCGATGCGGTTCAACTGTTGGACAAAGTGCTGAAAACGATCGTGCTGGATTTGAAGACGCCGGTGCTGGCCGTTTCCGGCAACCATGACAGTCCGAGCCGGCTCAACTTCGGAAGCAGCATCATGAAAGCTTCCGGCTTTCATATCGTCGGCGAATTTTCGTCACCGATGATGCCGGTCGTTCTTCGCGATGAGCACGGTCCCGTTTGTTTTCATCTGGTTCCTTTCGCGGATCCCGCCACCGTCCGGCAGGTGCTTCAGGACGACGGAATCGGATCCTACGATGACGCCATGCGGGCGGTCGTCGGCAAAATCCGGGAATCCCTGGTGCCGGAGGCGAGGCATGTTTTCGTCGGACATGCATTCGTCACCCCCCACGGGGAAGCGGAGCCGAACACGAGCGATTCGGAACGCCCATTGTCCATCGGAGGAGCGGAGCACGTTAGCGCCTCGCATTTCGATGCGTTCCATTACACGGCGCTGGGCCACTTGCATCAAGCCCACAGCGTACGCAGCGACAAAATACAATACGCCGGTTCACCGCTCAAATATTCCATTTCCGAAGAGCGCCACAAGAAAGGTTACTTGGCGGTGAAAATGGATGAGCACGGCTGCGTGACGGTGGAGAAGCGATTTCTGCTGCCCCGGCGCGACATGAGGACCGTCGAAGGATTCATGGAGCAGATCGAGCGCCACGATAGAAGCGAAGATTACATATTCGTTCGCCTGCTGGACGAGCATCCGGTGTTGTCTCCCATGGAACGGGTCCGGGCCGTCTATCCGAACGCGATGCACGTGGAACGGAAAGCGGCCTTGCTGGAGTTGAACGGCCAGGCGGAGACCGCCGCCGCGGGCGACAAATCCGGCATGGACATGATGACGCTGTTCCGGTCGTTCTACCATGAAGCGAAAGGCACGGAGGCTTCCCCGGAAACGGAAGAACTGTTCAGGCAAGTGCTGCGGGAAATCGACCGGGAGGAGGGGGAGCGCCATGAAACCGATCAAACTCACCATGACGGCGTTCGGTCCGTATAA
- a CDS encoding polysaccharide deacetylase family protein: MEYILWIGFYFMTFYALLPALISRIFGFRVFMRGKTDREIALTFDDGPDPLYTPQLLDLLKRYGAKGTFFLVGSHAEQYPDIVARIHAEGHVIGIHNYVHHSNWLMRPKTVRKQILKTSDIIKRITGSRPDYYRPPWGIVNLFDYRRLGHLQIVLWTSIFGDWKIRVGAEKLYKRMRRKLKPGEVFVLHDCGRTFGADENAPAQTIEALERILRDGFDEGYRFVGIDEMIALTERNAQASRSLPQASLTSQSATGGESRVTAEGNETASKAARSARKVGPLKKAAVAVWMLWEKLFHVTFHLQPVGDGTSFNYRVRKYSGPTVEMRDGKRLRSGDYVMEMHFENKMLYDMGMNSRSSVHTAIRLVREVERGLPDLARALDTARHGDKVVALYGISIIHRGSEGLGFQTFELPKGVFSWMTHLYLRFMLSVINPEGGKRLREHGERLTPRQIIMEREDLLAWKERTGKQRPSRASRSEAAPTPLAVDPAIGGDHIGSTM; this comes from the coding sequence TTGGAATACATTCTTTGGATCGGTTTTTATTTCATGACGTTTTACGCTTTGCTTCCGGCTCTCATCAGCCGGATTTTCGGTTTTCGCGTCTTCATGCGGGGCAAGACGGATCGTGAAATCGCCTTGACGTTCGACGACGGTCCGGACCCGCTGTACACGCCGCAGCTGCTGGATTTGTTGAAGCGGTACGGGGCGAAGGGCACCTTTTTCCTGGTCGGTTCCCATGCCGAGCAATATCCGGACATCGTCGCGCGCATCCATGCCGAAGGACATGTGATCGGAATCCACAACTACGTTCACCATTCCAACTGGCTGATGCGTCCGAAGACGGTAAGAAAGCAGATTCTAAAGACTTCCGATATCATCAAACGAATTACCGGAAGCCGTCCGGATTATTACCGGCCCCCGTGGGGGATCGTCAACCTGTTCGATTACCGGCGTCTCGGCCATCTCCAGATCGTCCTGTGGACATCGATTTTCGGGGACTGGAAGATTCGCGTGGGAGCGGAGAAGCTTTATAAAAGAATGAGGCGGAAATTGAAGCCGGGCGAGGTGTTCGTGCTGCACGACTGCGGGCGCACGTTCGGAGCCGACGAGAACGCGCCGGCCCAGACGATCGAGGCGCTCGAACGGATTCTGCGGGACGGCTTCGATGAAGGTTACCGGTTCGTGGGCATCGATGAAATGATCGCTTTGACCGAGCGCAACGCCCAAGCGAGCCGTTCCCTGCCCCAAGCTTCGCTGACGTCTCAATCCGCAACGGGTGGTGAAAGCCGAGTGACTGCCGAAGGCAACGAAACGGCCTCAAAGGCGGCGAGATCGGCCCGCAAGGTCGGTCCGCTGAAGAAAGCGGCCGTCGCCGTTTGGATGCTGTGGGAAAAGCTGTTCCACGTCACGTTTCACCTGCAGCCGGTAGGGGACGGGACCTCGTTTAACTACCGGGTGCGCAAATACAGCGGGCCGACGGTCGAGATGCGCGACGGAAAGCGGCTGCGGTCGGGCGACTACGTGATGGAAATGCATTTCGAGAACAAAATGCTGTACGACATGGGCATGAACTCGCGTTCGTCGGTCCATACCGCGATTCGCCTCGTGCGCGAGGTGGAGAGAGGGCTTCCGGATTTGGCGAGGGCGCTGGACACGGCCCGGCACGGGGATAAGGTCGTCGCGCTGTACGGGATCTCGATCATTCACCGCGGTTCGGAGGGTCTCGGATTCCAGACGTTCGAGCTGCCGAAAGGCGTATTCTCGTGGATGACCCATTTGTACTTGCGATTCATGCTGTCGGTCATCAACCCCGAAGGCGGCAAACGGCTTCGGGAGCATGGAGAGCGCCTGACGCCGAGACAGATTATCATGGAGCGGGAAGATTTGCTGGCCTGGAAGGAACGGACGGGCAAACAGCGCCCCTCGCGGGCGTCCCGTTCGGAGGCCGCGCCGACGCCTCTTGCGGTGGACCCGGCGATCGGAGGAGACCATATCGGAAGCACGATGTAA
- a CDS encoding phytanoyl-CoA dioxygenase family protein, with product MIKPEDVEFYKENGYLLVRGVFSQEEVEEMRAAVDGIIDRAARTKFDRNAAWAGDYLPPDEMKKLVLKGFHDVHYHDAAFTRAAVHPNMAAVLSQIVGPNVQLHHSKMLVKPPEKGAAFPMHQDAPYFPHAEHTMVAGSVHLDDSDMENGCLCVIPGSHKEGMLPHVGKYYLDHREYPLSLGTPCPARAGDVLFFNYLTIHGSDVNRSTRNRRNVLFQYRDPSDPPTENVHVNWGQGLMVCGKNPVYKEYKADYQMV from the coding sequence ATGATTAAACCAGAAGACGTGGAATTTTACAAGGAAAACGGATATTTGCTCGTTCGGGGAGTTTTCTCGCAAGAGGAAGTGGAAGAGATGCGCGCTGCGGTCGACGGAATCATCGACCGCGCCGCCCGGACGAAATTTGACCGGAACGCGGCTTGGGCAGGCGATTATTTGCCGCCGGACGAAATGAAGAAGCTTGTGCTCAAGGGCTTCCACGACGTGCATTACCACGATGCGGCGTTCACCCGCGCCGCCGTCCATCCGAACATGGCCGCTGTTCTGTCGCAGATCGTCGGCCCCAACGTGCAACTGCACCACAGCAAAATGCTCGTGAAGCCGCCGGAGAAAGGCGCCGCCTTCCCGATGCACCAGGACGCGCCCTATTTCCCGCACGCCGAGCACACGATGGTGGCGGGCAGCGTGCATCTCGACGACTCCGATATGGAGAACGGATGTCTGTGCGTCATTCCCGGTTCCCACAAGGAAGGCATGCTGCCCCATGTCGGCAAATACTACCTGGACCACCGGGAATACCCGTTGTCCCTGGGCACCCCTTGCCCGGCCCGTGCCGGAGACGTGCTGTTCTTCAACTATTTGACCATTCACGGCTCCGACGTCAATCGCAGCACCCGGAACCGTCGCAACGTATTATTCCAATACCGCGATCCCTCCGACCCGCCGACCGAAAACGTTCATGTCAATTGGGGGCAAGGGCTGATGGTGTGCGGGAAAAACCCGGTTTATAAAGAGTACAAAGCCGACTACCAGATGGTCTGA
- a CDS encoding 3'-5' exonuclease: protein MTYIVYDLEMTVRRKRGQVAEIIEIGAVKIAAEDGVPRVESTYQSFVKPVIVPLLTPDTTTFTGITQQDVSGAGTLAEVVRSFVEWMGPEEYFLCAWGPDDQRQLVQECRQHGIPTDWIVNHNNLQKMLSKTFKLEKHQQMGLKNALEMLEIPFSGSHHRALDDARNTAEIMLKLFDRLQFKKNKISEEAKIETEVVYKTAHFENLPFAGLAGLFPSQEGPAEEN, encoded by the coding sequence GTGACCTATATCGTATACGATCTGGAAATGACGGTGCGGCGCAAACGCGGCCAAGTGGCGGAAATCATCGAAATCGGAGCGGTCAAAATCGCAGCCGAAGACGGAGTCCCCCGCGTCGAGTCCACCTACCAATCTTTCGTGAAACCCGTCATCGTCCCGCTTCTCACGCCCGATACGACAACTTTCACGGGGATTACGCAGCAGGACGTGAGCGGGGCCGGCACGCTCGCCGAAGTGGTCCGCTCCTTCGTGGAATGGATGGGTCCCGAAGAATATTTCCTTTGCGCCTGGGGACCGGACGACCAGCGGCAGCTCGTTCAGGAGTGCCGCCAGCATGGGATTCCGACCGATTGGATCGTGAATCACAACAACCTGCAAAAAATGCTGTCCAAGACGTTCAAGCTGGAAAAGCATCAGCAAATGGGTCTCAAAAACGCGCTCGAAATGTTGGAAATTCCTTTTTCGGGCTCCCACCACCGGGCGCTCGACGACGCGCGGAATACGGCCGAAATCATGCTGAAGCTGTTCGACCGGCTGCAATTCAAAAAGAACAAAATTAGCGAGGAAGCGAAAATCGAGACCGAGGTCGTCTATAAAACGGCCCATTTCGAAAACCTGCCCTTCGCCGGTTTGGCCGGGTTGTTCCCTTCCCAGGAAGGCCCTGCGGAAGAGAACTGA
- a CDS encoding AraC family transcriptional regulator, with product MLESEFAFAQRRLNETAATCSDGRLSFRILYWGMVWRHFDNPVHRHSFYEACYVLAGSGEYEDEGETFALRAGSQFLSLPGHWHQIRSREGLRLFFVAYEIAERESDPSSRIRYETALSHSGVPTAEDPENVAALLWRALFRQSENDSDERLCRLAGMLLSSFETVFGPRAKPESGEKAYARSSSQLIELAKRFIRDNLSRPLKLEDAASALHVSDRHLSRMFRKHGNVTFSDCLARERMAEAEKSLKTTVRSIKQIAEETGFQSVHYFTRVFTAWYGEPPAAYRKKHLQSFDNRP from the coding sequence ATGCTGGAATCCGAATTCGCCTTCGCCCAACGCAGGTTGAACGAGACGGCCGCAACGTGCTCGGACGGCCGTCTCTCGTTCCGTATCCTGTACTGGGGCATGGTGTGGCGGCACTTCGACAATCCCGTTCACCGGCACTCCTTTTATGAAGCCTGTTACGTCCTGGCCGGCTCGGGGGAATACGAGGACGAAGGGGAGACGTTCGCGCTTCGGGCCGGCAGCCAATTTCTGTCCTTGCCCGGACATTGGCATCAGATTCGCAGCCGGGAGGGGCTGCGGCTGTTTTTCGTCGCATACGAGATCGCGGAGAGGGAGTCGGACCCCTCGTCTCGCATCCGTTACGAGACGGCGCTGAGCCATAGCGGCGTTCCGACGGCGGAGGATCCGGAGAACGTTGCGGCTTTGCTGTGGAGGGCGTTGTTCCGCCAATCGGAAAACGATTCCGACGAGCGCCTTTGCCGGCTGGCCGGCATGCTGCTCTCCTCCTTCGAGACCGTTTTCGGTCCTCGGGCCAAGCCGGAAAGCGGGGAAAAAGCATATGCCCGCTCTTCTTCCCAGCTGATCGAGCTGGCCAAACGGTTTATCCGCGACAACCTGTCCCGGCCCCTGAAGCTGGAGGACGCCGCGTCCGCTCTGCACGTATCCGATCGGCATCTGTCCCGCATGTTTCGTAAGCACGGCAACGTTACGTTCAGCGATTGCTTGGCACGGGAACGGATGGCGGAGGCGGAGAAAAGCCTGAAAACGACAGTTCGGTCGATCAAGCAAATCGCGGAGGAGACGGGATTCCAGTCCGTGCATTATTTCACCCGCGTGTTCACTGCCTGGTACGGGGAGCCGCCCGCGGCGTATCGGAAAAAACACCTGCAGAGCTTCGACAATCGGCCCTGA